The following proteins are co-located in the Polystyrenella longa genome:
- a CDS encoding cyclic nucleotide-binding domain-containing protein: MASTTTAEIAKPKRWDVPFGEEMTTVAVEELLKLAPFRDMTVDNFPRSCSLSDLLLHDTRLREYQPGDLIVREGDYGNSAFLVVTGEVRVVLESLSPERLGRPPVKSKKSFWSLCRDLLTPVSYPEVRDKNNISSTTADLLKPLFLQDVPGLLDKHQTLQLGAGEIFGELAALGRTPRTATVFAESEVILLEIRWQGLRDLMKYDTALKSHLDQLYRQNSLESHLRETPFFNQVPPDQLRQIAEQVEFLSYGQFEWFRDYQLNLKSMTDAERLEMEPIILTEAAYAEGIYLVRSGFVRVTHKYGQSERTSSYLHKGQFYGLAELSLNWQASRQTGWLNSLRAVGYVDLLRIPTPVVEEFVLPTLSAVDLGRYIAEAEQQVERKQGRTESVGDGSKQTESNAGLLEFLVDQRYINGTKTMLIDMNRCTRCDDCVRACSDAHGNNPRFLRSGPTHEQFMVAHACMHCLDPVCMIGCPTGAIHRDATMGTVLINDQTCIGCTTCANSCPYDNIQMVEIRNDQGQILRDEENQQPVMKATKCDLCHDLQNGPACQNACPHDALVRISTSELDQLEPWTKRHAG; this comes from the coding sequence ATGGCGTCGACGACTACAGCAGAAATCGCCAAACCGAAGCGATGGGATGTTCCCTTCGGTGAGGAGATGACCACAGTCGCCGTAGAGGAATTGCTCAAGCTCGCTCCGTTTCGAGATATGACCGTCGACAACTTTCCTCGCAGTTGCTCCTTATCGGACTTGCTACTGCATGATACGCGGTTGAGAGAATACCAACCGGGCGACCTGATTGTGCGAGAGGGAGACTATGGTAATTCCGCTTTTCTCGTAGTCACTGGAGAAGTGAGAGTCGTATTGGAATCCCTCTCTCCGGAACGACTGGGACGGCCTCCCGTAAAGTCGAAAAAGTCCTTCTGGTCACTCTGTCGCGATTTATTAACGCCCGTTTCTTATCCCGAAGTCCGAGATAAAAACAATATTTCTTCAACGACCGCGGACCTTTTGAAGCCTCTGTTTTTACAGGATGTTCCCGGACTACTGGATAAACACCAGACGTTGCAATTGGGGGCGGGTGAGATTTTTGGAGAGTTGGCAGCCTTGGGAAGAACGCCTCGAACGGCAACGGTTTTTGCTGAATCAGAAGTAATTCTTCTCGAAATCCGGTGGCAGGGTCTCCGGGATTTGATGAAATACGATACCGCACTCAAGTCACATCTTGATCAACTTTATCGCCAGAACAGTCTCGAAAGCCATTTGCGGGAAACTCCTTTTTTCAACCAGGTTCCTCCCGATCAATTGCGACAGATCGCAGAGCAAGTTGAGTTTCTATCTTACGGACAGTTTGAATGGTTTCGAGATTACCAACTAAATCTAAAATCGATGACGGATGCCGAACGACTTGAAATGGAGCCGATTATTCTGACAGAAGCCGCTTATGCCGAAGGGATCTATCTGGTGCGATCAGGGTTTGTGAGGGTCACGCATAAGTATGGTCAAAGTGAGCGTACCTCGTCTTATCTACACAAAGGCCAGTTTTATGGCCTCGCTGAACTTTCCCTGAACTGGCAGGCCTCCCGCCAGACCGGATGGCTTAATTCATTGCGGGCAGTTGGCTATGTCGATCTGTTACGAATTCCGACGCCTGTCGTAGAAGAGTTTGTCTTGCCGACATTATCGGCCGTAGATCTTGGACGCTACATTGCTGAGGCAGAACAGCAAGTAGAACGTAAGCAAGGACGAACCGAATCTGTTGGAGATGGGTCGAAGCAGACTGAATCGAACGCAGGCTTACTGGAGTTCCTGGTCGATCAACGGTACATCAACGGCACGAAAACGATGCTTATTGATATGAATCGCTGCACTCGTTGCGACGATTGTGTCCGGGCGTGCTCCGATGCTCACGGTAATAATCCTCGTTTTCTACGTTCAGGACCAACACACGAACAATTCATGGTGGCACATGCCTGTATGCATTGCCTTGATCCCGTTTGCATGATCGGTTGCCCAACCGGTGCGATTCACCGGGATGCGACGATGGGAACAGTATTGATCAACGACCAGACCTGTATTGGTTGTACAACGTGCGCCAACAGTTGCCCTTATGACAACATTCAAATGGTGGAGATTCGGAACGATCAGGGACAGATACTGCGAGATGAGGAAAACCAGCAGCCGGTGATGAAAGCGACCAAGTGCGACTTGTGCCACGACCTGCAAAATGGCCCCGCCTGTCAAAACGCTTGCCCCCATGATGCGCTCGTCAGAATATCGACCTCTGAACTTGATCAACTGGAACCCTGGACCAAACGCCACGCCGGATAA
- a CDS encoding cytochrome c3 family protein codes for MHPPCVPRRSLRSQRGIAAGLSFVFTIGVLLVVFGLTNWRTTIAPGALASPHAQLFQSQSESEKCTACHQEFGFQSGEWLTAFWVTDRGADHPLSKSCMACHGNNFSAQWASEPHSLPGKVTRELTDQIHARLQHQSADKNIVQLASFLPATTVKPECAYCHQEHQGADHDLTAMTDKQCLSCHAQQFESFSSGHPEFDQWPLQRTPSLIFNHVTHAGKHFTDRKQAFDCSSCHYDANTHEIVSVVSFEQSCADCHQDQLKQAIAEGIPLLALPMIDRVALGQRLDSTFRWPTEAVGDFDGQLPLLMEFLLNQPGASSHPEPFTAGIDFSLVDPDHSQDLDLVAELIPQIRQLWFDLASKGQNAYLKRIEHLLNRSLSEKEQRELSSLLPLDLFRISYDRWFEVAPEGESAYIESAEGIRLVAAAEQREPRLYIAEEMIILPGDKLLLDSLPPGEWTGAATTNDGAAAPSVKKEENKPPTVTESEQENPVPSATLEATDPKSVPPVKTEEPTPSLLIPIDHTNGGETTSLDWKEIPQRGWYRDDLKLTIGYRPVGHADPFMTSWLELAFITSSDDSSRAMTSLRNQMKESAPFRNCLSCHDLERGRSGDEQFNWLSNSKQFRLKTFTKFSHRPHLTIPEMRDCRHCHALETEQPAAIGSEFSKLSIQSCTVCHNPQGAKEGCRECHNYHVDHRSLILFDGTKKSRAE; via the coding sequence GTGCATCCTCCTTGTGTTCCCCGGCGAAGCCTACGTTCGCAACGGGGGATTGCGGCGGGACTCAGTTTCGTATTTACGATTGGTGTTCTTCTGGTGGTATTCGGTTTGACTAACTGGCGAACAACGATTGCTCCGGGGGCCTTAGCCAGTCCCCATGCGCAACTGTTTCAATCTCAATCTGAATCCGAAAAATGCACTGCCTGCCATCAGGAATTCGGTTTCCAATCGGGAGAATGGTTGACGGCATTCTGGGTGACAGATCGCGGGGCGGACCATCCCCTGTCGAAAAGCTGTATGGCCTGTCACGGGAACAATTTTTCTGCCCAATGGGCGAGTGAGCCTCATTCGTTACCGGGGAAAGTAACCAGGGAACTAACGGATCAGATCCATGCCCGACTTCAACATCAGTCTGCAGATAAAAACATCGTCCAGTTGGCCAGCTTTCTCCCTGCGACCACAGTAAAACCGGAATGCGCGTATTGCCATCAAGAGCATCAGGGAGCCGATCATGATTTGACGGCGATGACTGATAAACAGTGTTTGTCCTGCCATGCACAACAGTTTGAAAGTTTTTCTTCTGGCCATCCCGAGTTTGATCAGTGGCCATTGCAACGAACACCTTCTTTGATATTCAACCACGTCACTCATGCGGGTAAACATTTTACGGACCGCAAACAAGCATTCGATTGCAGTAGTTGCCACTATGATGCTAACACGCATGAGATCGTTTCCGTCGTAAGTTTTGAGCAATCCTGTGCTGATTGCCATCAGGACCAATTGAAACAGGCCATCGCCGAAGGGATTCCTTTGTTGGCATTGCCCATGATTGATCGAGTGGCTCTGGGACAACGATTGGATAGCACCTTCAGATGGCCAACCGAAGCAGTGGGTGACTTTGATGGTCAGTTGCCGCTGTTAATGGAGTTCCTACTGAATCAGCCAGGGGCGTCTTCGCATCCAGAGCCGTTTACAGCGGGAATCGACTTCAGCCTTGTTGATCCTGATCATTCTCAGGACCTCGATTTAGTTGCCGAATTGATACCGCAGATACGACAACTCTGGTTTGATTTGGCATCAAAAGGTCAAAACGCCTATTTAAAACGTATCGAGCATCTGTTGAATCGGTCCCTTAGTGAAAAAGAACAGCGTGAACTCAGTTCACTGCTACCGCTAGATCTTTTTAGAATCAGTTACGATCGCTGGTTTGAGGTGGCACCAGAAGGTGAGTCGGCCTACATCGAATCGGCGGAAGGAATTCGATTAGTCGCAGCAGCGGAGCAAAGGGAACCTCGACTCTATATCGCAGAGGAGATGATCATCCTTCCCGGAGATAAACTACTGCTCGACTCGCTTCCTCCAGGGGAATGGACAGGCGCTGCGACCACGAATGATGGTGCGGCGGCACCCTCCGTTAAAAAAGAAGAAAATAAACCTCCGACAGTAACTGAGAGTGAACAAGAAAATCCCGTTCCATCCGCCACTTTAGAAGCCACGGATCCAAAGTCTGTGCCGCCTGTAAAAACCGAGGAACCAACACCGTCGCTCTTAATTCCCATCGACCATACAAATGGAGGTGAGACAACCTCGTTGGATTGGAAAGAGATTCCACAGCGGGGATGGTACCGCGATGATTTAAAACTGACGATTGGGTATCGACCTGTTGGTCATGCTGACCCATTTATGACGAGTTGGCTGGAGCTCGCTTTCATTACGAGCAGTGATGATTCTTCACGCGCGATGACATCGTTGCGAAATCAGATGAAAGAGTCGGCACCTTTTCGCAATTGTCTCAGCTGTCATGATCTCGAAAGAGGTCGTTCAGGCGACGAACAATTTAATTGGCTCTCGAATTCAAAGCAATTCAGGCTCAAAACCTTCACTAAATTTTCGCACCGCCCTCACCTGACGATCCCTGAAATGCGGGATTGCCGACATTGTCATGCATTGGAAACAGAACAACCCGCCGCCATCGGTAGCGAATTCTCTAAACTCTCGATTCAGAGTTGCACCGTGTGTCATAACCCGCAAGGAGCCAAAGAGGGTTGTCGCGAGTGCCACAACTACCACGTTGACCATCGCAGTTTAATCCTCTTTGATGGGACAAAAAAAAGTCGTGCGGAATAA
- a CDS encoding SGNH/GDSL hydrolase family protein produces MFHPRQLTSLVALLTLLSLPVTSLYADEVVSSENAIVDEKANVAWYNAEQLTFEGKAFEDTAQFYDRLPARAEGVVPPSVWGLSRQSAGITVRFKTDAPVIWADWKLKSKILALAHMPALGVSGLDLYVRMEDGYRWLNAGQPTAVENKRVLINGITPEMREYMIYLPLYNGIESLSIGIPTGSQLVKVDARTEKPILFWGTSITHGASASRPGMCHPAIIGRRFDRPVINLGFSGNGRMDPEVTALIVELDPAVYIIDCLPNIQAKDVTARTAPLVRTLRAAHPDTPILLVEDRNYTNSFLVESKRTRNESSQAALQAEYDKLIAEGVKNLYYLEGDNLLGSDGDGTVDSSHPNDLGFFRQANEFERVLKPILNETK; encoded by the coding sequence ATGTTTCACCCCCGTCAACTGACCAGCCTGGTAGCACTGCTCACGCTCCTCTCACTGCCGGTGACTTCTCTTTACGCAGACGAAGTTGTCTCCTCAGAAAACGCCATTGTCGACGAAAAAGCTAATGTCGCCTGGTACAACGCAGAACAGCTTACATTCGAAGGAAAAGCCTTCGAAGACACTGCTCAATTCTACGATCGTCTCCCTGCGCGAGCTGAAGGTGTTGTTCCTCCCTCCGTCTGGGGCCTGAGTCGACAGTCAGCGGGGATTACCGTTCGTTTTAAAACAGACGCTCCCGTCATCTGGGCTGACTGGAAACTTAAAAGTAAAATTCTTGCATTAGCTCATATGCCCGCACTGGGTGTCAGCGGACTCGACTTATATGTACGCATGGAAGATGGCTACCGCTGGTTAAACGCAGGACAACCAACGGCCGTCGAAAACAAGAGGGTACTCATCAACGGTATCACACCGGAAATGCGTGAATACATGATCTACCTCCCTCTTTACAATGGTATCGAATCATTAAGTATCGGCATTCCGACCGGCAGCCAATTGGTGAAAGTTGATGCTCGCACGGAGAAGCCAATCCTGTTCTGGGGGACCTCGATCACTCACGGAGCTTCTGCTTCACGTCCAGGCATGTGCCATCCGGCAATCATTGGTCGTCGGTTTGATCGCCCCGTCATCAATCTTGGTTTTTCCGGCAATGGTCGCATGGATCCCGAGGTTACTGCTCTCATCGTGGAACTTGATCCTGCAGTCTACATCATCGACTGCCTGCCAAATATTCAAGCGAAGGATGTAACCGCTCGCACCGCTCCTCTGGTTCGTACCTTACGTGCAGCTCATCCTGATACACCGATCCTGCTGGTGGAAGACCGGAACTATACCAACTCCTTCCTCGTTGAATCCAAACGTACTCGCAACGAATCGAGTCAAGCCGCTCTCCAGGCTGAGTACGATAAACTGATCGCCGAGGGAGTGAAGAATTTGTATTACCTGGAAGGCGACAATCTACTCGGTTCCGATGGAGACGGCACAGTCGATAGCTCACACCCTAACGATCTTGGGTTCTTTCGCCAGGCGAACGAATTCGAACGAGTCCTCAAACCGATTCTGAATGAAACCAAATAG
- a CDS encoding serine/threonine protein kinase gives MHQTSDTSSLRLSIFQRSSSQALGLVKSRIWIGPLVAIILLFLMAFFTQYMVEQELKRELKDQLNVILNTVKEGQLRWFDDQKQEIQAVAADLRLREPVQNLLGQLAATDDPFVLRESEEQQRINSILIPYDDVFKFISYIVIAPNGRVVASDDAYLIGLVPPATKEVDFASVLQGNAVITHPFRSGLPLPDIESDDIGVRRQQEVMFAGAPLKNEQNEVIAVLCMRLDPHEVFCRFLDLAQTGKSGETYAFNDQGLMLSHSRFEVQLVELGLLAEQENVSSMLSLELRNPQVNVAKGERPKLKRADQPLTVSAKAAIAGDTGVNVEGYRDYRGVRVVGAWTWLEEYNFGLTTERDQSEAYGSLILLRWIFRGLLGLILLTTLVIVVASHFVRRLQLSMEKVVAEFQEMGQYQVLQKIGQGGMGAVYKAHHSMMRRPTAIKTLDPQKAGMEAIARFEQEVQLTCRLNHPNTIGIYDYGRTPNGIFYYAMEYIEGITLEDLVKRYGALPEGRVIYLMSQVCGSLSEAHSIGLIHRDVKPANIMIAHRGGQPDMVKVFDFGLVKNLKSKNQENLTQEQSILGTPLYMAPEEIEGSDHLDQRVDVYSLGAVIYYLLTGRPPFTGKTITEIIMHQLHTLPDPPSEVSLNKISKEMDDVVLACLDKNPEKRPETVKELVQVLRRSPAVDAWGYNQAEKWWSENVVFEQLDEEDYQAEPSPAHETAPTVINYQNLATEHDPLNKT, from the coding sequence GTGCACCAGACCTCCGACACATCGAGTCTTCGGCTTTCGATTTTTCAACGCTCTTCTTCACAGGCGTTGGGATTGGTAAAAAGTCGTATCTGGATTGGACCGCTGGTTGCGATTATTCTTTTGTTCCTGATGGCCTTTTTTACTCAGTACATGGTTGAGCAGGAATTAAAACGGGAACTGAAAGATCAACTGAATGTCATTCTGAATACGGTTAAGGAAGGCCAGTTACGCTGGTTCGACGATCAGAAACAAGAAATTCAAGCCGTTGCGGCAGATCTACGACTTCGGGAGCCGGTGCAGAACTTACTCGGTCAGTTAGCAGCGACCGACGATCCTTTCGTGCTGCGTGAGTCGGAAGAACAACAACGAATCAATTCGATTCTGATTCCGTACGATGACGTGTTCAAATTCATCTCTTACATTGTCATCGCACCGAATGGACGGGTGGTGGCGAGTGACGATGCCTACCTTATCGGTCTGGTACCGCCCGCCACGAAAGAAGTGGACTTCGCAAGCGTCCTGCAGGGAAATGCGGTTATCACACACCCTTTCCGTAGTGGGCTTCCTCTGCCTGATATCGAAAGCGACGACATCGGTGTTCGGCGCCAACAGGAAGTCATGTTTGCAGGAGCACCATTGAAGAATGAACAGAACGAAGTCATCGCCGTTCTTTGCATGCGACTTGATCCTCACGAGGTGTTCTGTCGATTTCTGGACCTGGCACAGACAGGAAAATCGGGCGAGACTTATGCCTTCAACGATCAAGGGCTCATGCTTTCACATAGCCGGTTCGAAGTCCAGTTAGTCGAATTAGGTTTGCTTGCGGAACAGGAGAATGTCTCCTCTATGCTATCGTTGGAATTACGCAATCCCCAAGTGAATGTAGCGAAGGGCGAGCGTCCCAAACTTAAACGAGCAGATCAACCGCTGACGGTATCAGCGAAAGCGGCGATAGCAGGTGATACTGGGGTGAATGTTGAAGGATATCGTGACTATCGTGGTGTACGCGTCGTGGGAGCCTGGACGTGGCTGGAGGAATACAATTTCGGTTTAACGACAGAGCGAGATCAGTCTGAAGCCTACGGAAGTCTGATTCTGCTTCGCTGGATCTTCCGAGGTTTATTAGGACTGATCCTGTTAACAACTCTCGTTATCGTCGTTGCGTCTCATTTCGTCCGTCGACTTCAACTCTCGATGGAGAAAGTCGTCGCCGAGTTTCAGGAAATGGGCCAGTATCAGGTGCTACAAAAAATCGGACAGGGAGGAATGGGGGCCGTTTATAAAGCCCACCATTCCATGATGCGTCGTCCGACGGCGATAAAGACACTTGATCCACAGAAAGCAGGTATGGAAGCCATCGCCCGCTTTGAACAGGAAGTTCAGTTGACCTGCCGACTGAATCACCCCAATACCATCGGCATCTATGATTATGGTCGTACTCCCAACGGTATTTTCTATTATGCAATGGAGTACATTGAAGGGATTACTCTTGAAGATCTCGTCAAGAGGTACGGCGCCCTGCCCGAAGGGCGTGTCATTTATCTGATGAGTCAAGTCTGTGGCTCACTCTCTGAAGCTCATAGCATCGGACTGATTCATCGTGACGTCAAACCTGCCAACATCATGATTGCGCATCGAGGTGGGCAACCAGATATGGTTAAGGTTTTCGATTTCGGTCTCGTTAAAAATCTGAAGTCCAAGAATCAGGAGAACCTGACTCAGGAACAATCCATTCTGGGAACGCCCCTTTACATGGCACCGGAAGAAATTGAGGGCAGTGACCATCTGGATCAACGAGTCGATGTCTACTCACTGGGAGCCGTGATTTACTATCTGCTCACGGGTCGTCCCCCTTTTACCGGGAAGACAATCACTGAAATCATTATGCACCAACTACATACTTTGCCAGACCCTCCGTCTGAAGTGAGCTTGAACAAGATCAGCAAAGAGATGGATGACGTGGTACTAGCATGTCTCGACAAGAATCCAGAGAAACGTCCTGAGACAGTCAAGGAATTAGTGCAGGTGTTACGTCGCTCCCCTGCCGTGGACGCTTGGGGTTACAATCAGGCGGAAAAATGGTGGTCGGAGAATGTTGTTTTTGAACAACTTGACGAAGAAGATTATCAGGCAGAACCCTCGCCTGCACATGAAACAGCACCAACTGTCATAAATTATCAAAATCTGGCGACAGAACACGACCCCCTGAACAAGACATGA
- a CDS encoding rhodanese-like domain-containing protein — translation MAKQHAPQFLAIVETARKEVTECTVEDVKQRMDAGERFHLVDVREESEFAAAHIPTAEHIGKGVIERDIEKKIPETDSPIVLYCGGGFRSALAAQNIQKMGYTNVISMDGGFGGWKEANYPIES, via the coding sequence ATGGCGAAACAACATGCTCCTCAGTTCCTCGCAATTGTCGAGACCGCCCGTAAAGAAGTCACAGAATGCACGGTTGAAGATGTGAAGCAGCGTATGGACGCGGGGGAGAGATTTCACCTGGTTGACGTCCGGGAAGAAAGCGAATTCGCTGCCGCGCATATTCCTACAGCAGAGCATATCGGAAAAGGCGTGATTGAACGGGACATCGAAAAGAAAATCCCGGAAACCGACAGCCCTATCGTACTCTATTGTGGAGGAGGCTTTCGATCCGCTTTAGCGGCTCAGAATATACAGAAGATGGGCTACACCAATGTCATCTCGATGGATGGCGGTTTCGGGGGTTGGAAAGAAGCCAACTACCCCATTGAATCTTAA